A stretch of DNA from Anopheles nili chromosome 2, idAnoNiliSN_F5_01, whole genome shotgun sequence:
CtcttgtgtctgtgtgtgttttttgttatttaaatatattactTAATTACgtatctttttgttttcctgtaTATACGCCCCACATCCTGGCTAACGACACAATGCTCTAACACGCTGCTTTCCGTCCCTGATGCTCCCTACACCGCGACTTTCTCTTTAAGCGTTTCCATTAAACCCGAACGTTCTACTTTAGAAAAGCGAAACAAGTGAACCTCATTAACTTAATGACTTTTGTAATTGGAAAGAGGGTTCCGCGCTGCTTGCAGCTACTAAATCGTAGCGTCCATCCCATTTCGGATAGTTATTGCTGGTTTCGGTTCCTTCCCTGCTCATTCTCGCTCGTGCGTTCCAAATTGCTGTATTAGTTCGCAGCAATAAGCTTTCTCAAccaatgagaaaaaaaatcatcttttaaTGCACTTACAAATAGCAATATCTCTTTCATCAAAATGGGGAATAAAACACTTTGGTTGAGATATCTTCATACACATTCCATCGATTTCCACATCAATTAAACGCGTACGCAAAGCTGCTGAACGgttcaagttttttttcatgcttccgGACATTCCTGGCTCGTAAGCAGGTAGTAAATGTTTAATCACAAATATGCATGAAGCTGACAAAAACAATTCATCAaacgttcgcttccctgcAGGCACAGCATCGAAGGTCCTTTCACCATTAAAGACGCCATGACGGGAGCGTTTCGTTAGGCGCAATGTAAGCCGTTTGCCAACGTTACACGGCAGTCAATGTTGGGGTGAAATATGTTTCCAATTCCTCAACATCCAACCGTCGGTGAAcaccccacaaacacacactgaGTGAAGCGAAAACATGCTACCAATATCGAGCGGAATCGGAAGGCTTCCGTCGGAATGCGCTCGTGCGCATGTCCTTTCGATCGGGCGCCAGTTATATACCTTAACATTGTACATACCTTTCGCACTGGGGCTGCGAACtgggagtgaaagaaaaaataaaaagaaatgtccgccagacacacacagacacagcgAGGATGTATTGCAATTTCGCCCTCCAACTGGCACACGTTTCGCAGGCGCTATCGTTTGCAGGCGGGAGAAAGTTGCAACCACGTCAATCGCACCATTGCGAATGTTTCTGCAACCGGAATACCGGAGTGTTGCGTACGAAtccaaatgcaaatgaaagaGGAACCTCCACGAACGCACGAGCAAGGACGAAACAGGGATGCGTTTCCAGCACGCTACTAATTTCCCACCAGCCGCTTCAAAGGGAGTTTTCCACTGTTGTGCCAAACGAACCAACCATCAGTTCGTCCGGTGGCTACCTGATGTCCTGATCCTTACTGCTGATCCTGCAATGTATTTCCACCTCCACAAGCACTGTAAGCGGAAGCCTCGTGGCGGTGCAATTTTTGGCCCACCGTTCGCGCTTTACCATTTTCCGGTATTTTCCCGATTTTCCACGCCCTTCGATGCTGTAAGGACCCCACACTGGACCACCATTAGCTACACCACACGGTGACAGTTCGCATCGCACCATTCATcaccgccaccgaaaccggtccCGAACGGGCCGGTGGTCCTTATCACGACGCTTCCTTCGGTTTTGGGGACGGCGAGAAGGGCCGGTGGATGAGCGAGGTCGTCGTGGTGGAGGTGTTGGTGGTACCAGGGACAATCCGCACAATCCCACTAGCGTTCAACCCGTTCATCATACTGGCCGCGGTTAGGGCTGCCGCGTGGTGATGAACGTGCGTTTGATGCGCATGATGCGGCAGGTGGTGCGCGTGGTGTGGGTGATGATGCACATGCAGTGGATGGTGGGGATGATGCAGGGgtagtgggtggtgttggggtggttgggtggcagctgctgcagccgctGCAGCGGCTGCCGCGTGGTGAAGCAACTCCGCGTTCAACCGTGACGGTGAACTGACCCTTATTCTGAGCGGGGACATCGGTTGTAGGTGTGAGGGTGGGGGTGCACTACCCCCCGTCGAGGTGCCGGTGGGTGTGCCGATATTATGGTTGCTTCCAACGGAGCTGGGCGTCCCAGGACGTGGATCACTCGACGAAAGATCACCCGCATGCGAAAGGTCCTTGAGGGAACCTCCGGCAGGACCTCCGCTCAGCGTGGGTGTGGTGGGTGGACCACCGGCGGCAGGAACGTTGTTGAGGGAAGCCGAGGttgcgctgctgttgcttcccGGCGAATCACTCATACTGACGACGGTCGTAAGGACACCTGGGCCACCCATCGAAGCTGCGCTAACGGCGAGCGAATGGGGCAGGTGAGGCTGGGGCCGTAGCACGGTTGGGGTGAGGGGTAGATGCGTCAGACCGATCGGGGGTGAGTGGGTGTTGATGGGGGGTGAATTGTCACCCAGGCGATAAGGCATGAATCTACTGTTGAACGAACCTACACGAGatgaagagagagatagagagagagcgaacaatTGAAAAAGCGAAGGATACGTCAGTTGCAGGACCTTCATCGATGCGACAGGACATCAGAAGtcctgagagagagagagagagatcctgTGGACGGTGGGACAATGTTCAACTCACCAGGTAACAGGCCACCAGTGAGATGGTCACCGAAGCGGAAGGAATGCAACGACGCGAAGCTACTCCGGAAGTCCTTCtcgcgatcacgatcatcCGTCAGCCGATCCTCGCTGGAGCCTGGCAGCGAGCTTGGGCTGTGCTGCATCGACATACTAGGAACTGGCGAGTGTGTACCGAGCGAGATGTCCGAATCGGAGTCCGTGTCGGTTGGAGACAGCGGTCCATCACCTCGTCGAGGCGTCAGAGAGGAcgatccggaaccggaaagtGGTGGCTGATTGTGTCTGTAagtgagagcgaacgagagagaaaaagaacacgAAACAGTAAGCTAAGTGTGAGGTACGAAAAGAGCGCAAGAGTGGCTCGAAAAATCAAAGCTCATGTCTTTTAACAATCGACCAAAAAGCTCgggcccgaaaaaaaaaacacaacgttCCTTCGAGAACGCGCGCAACCCGTAATTTTACGCTTCTCCAGATCCAGTTAATCTCCCCCTTCTTGACGGCTGGCTGGCATTTAGCAGTACCCTTTTGCCCGTGGTTCTTACACCAAGCACTAACGCTTCTCCAGATGTGCGCACTGGCACTGCTGGCTAATAGCAATATCTCTAACGCCTGGTGAAAACGCCAAAGACAATAATCCTGCGCTCAGACCGGAGAGATGCGACCGAGATTACGGTGCAGGAAGCTGGCGACGACGAGTCAAGGTCTCTCGTTTAGAGTGGGTCAGCTTATTACGAGCCCCTGGGCCCCTGGCGAAGTTGCCGTGTCATAGCCTTTAATACGAGGCTCCCACTCAGTGACGccatactgctgctgctgctgctctggTGCAGTTTGGGACGACATTAGGCGTAACACACGATGACACGGTACATCAGCCCGCGTCGGAACTCGACGATGGCGTCCTGTGTCGGGGAACGTGGACGGATTATCCTCGACGGGGTCCACCGCGACCAGGCTGCTCAGGAATGCTAATAAGCCTCCGATCACCGGAACACCGGAGGTTTTTGTGAGCATCCACCCGTTCCTGACGTTCGGATGTTGGTTCGTCAGATTTGGCCACCTTCTCTGGTCAGCCAGGATGTTTCTGGGCTTTCTGGGAGGTTAGATCTTAAACTCTCGCCACCCAAAGCTGACCGCAATCAATTAACGCACCAAAACAACGGCAAGGAACGCCGAATGTGATGCTGAATTGTGAAAGTCATCCACacatttccagcagcagcagccgtacCGGGCAGAAAGGACGCAAGCGAACACGAAGGAAAGTGTCTCGACAGACATCGAGGTTTGATGCGTTCCAGCCTGAGACCGTCACCACGATCCAGAGTCGGGCCTTGGggtggacggatggatggCGCCGGAAATGAAAATACTGTACGTCTATATTTACACACTTCGGTTTAATAGGTGTCCTTTCTGTGCTCTCGCTTCCCGGCTCCCTTGCTGACGGTCAGATCGCAGGGCAGACAGTCGTCCTGTGCGTGCTGTTTGCCAGCGACCGTGCGGTTTCGGAGGACGGCAAATGGATCCACGTCTCGAGAGGGAACGGTGCGATGGCTTACACATGGTCATCGAGCGATGGAGTGCTCCCGGATGAAGGTCCTTGAACGGATCGGCGGGGAAAAAATAGACGCAAAGACGCAAATATGCCATTGAGAGCCGTAGCTTTGTGGTTTCGGGTGTTTGGCGTCGCATTATTTGGCCAGGACGGGTTCGGGGGTAGGGggacttttctttttgccccGGGAACGGGAACCTTCGGGGAAATTCAATACAGACGAGGCGAGCATCCAACGCTAGGTGAAGTATCTGTTAGGTTCATCGGTTTGAAGCCAATCATGCCGTGGGGCAAAATTCCTTTAGATAACACGTTAATATACATGCGTCTTGGATAatacagcaaaagaaaaactacctCCCAACAAAACTGGAGAACGACTTCATTAGAAACGAACGAGccaaacgagggaaaaagcgaaaaacggaaacaaactgACACTGTATCAACGCCGATGTACCATTTGTTTGGCAGCTGTCAAGTTCGGTTGAAATTCCAAAATAACCCAATCCGTCACGAGACGCACCCGGCGAGACGCTGGCGCTTAATGCATTCTTCCATTTTACAATGGGAAAACAACAGAACCATTTTACGCCTCCCAACCCCAGCCCGCCTCCGAGGCACCCAATGGAGAAGCTCATCACCCTCGCGGCCCAAACACGGGGCCGAAGCAAAAACATACTTAGAAGAGGCTAcacaacggaaaaaaaacaaagtccTAATCCTAAGCAAACCGTTTCCACTCATACCGCCGGTCGaagaaaacgtaaacaaacacacttATCGTAAGGAACGGCGAGACAAAGCTACACACAACCCATGGTCGAGGACATCTTCCCCGTCTCGGTGCCATACGGAGTGATGGCGGGTTTCGATTGCCAacgagcacacaaacacgcatcGACTCCATTGGCCTCCCGAGTTTCAAGGATTGATACGGTTCAGTCTCGGCTCGAATTACGTCCCGATCGACGCACGAAAACGTTGACTCGAAAGCGAGCTTGATCCTTCAGGGCTGTTACCCGGGCCCAGATCGGGACTGCTCGATCCCACACTTCTCAGGGCCAGTGTCATTTCATGCGGGAAATCGATAGCGATGGATGCGCCACACGAAACATTAGCATTCCGAATATGCAAAGGACAAGAGCGCGCACTCGCGAGGGCTGTCAGCTCTAATTTCcaccaaaataaaaaccgtgCGCAGAAAGGACAAACGCCACACCAAGTGAGCCGCGATGAAGCGTCACAGATGAGCCGCCGGTAAGGACCTCGAGGACCTCGAGAACCCGGGGTGGCAATTAATTGTGGaatcaaaataaacaccaccGGTACAAACTCAATAAAGTATGCTAATTCCCGGTGGCTCGGTTGGATGGACGCGGTTCGCTTAACTGCGGTACGACAAATTAGAACCGGTTGTATGATTGGATTTTTTGTCCACCCGAGTACGATGGGCAAATACGCTGTGGTATGGCACCCTTCGGGCCGTGTTTTTCAACCCCCAGTCAGTTGACAACTCATCACCCCTATCCTGAGGATCCTGACCACGGAAGGACACGCATCCCAGCCTGTTTAGCTTCCTGTCAGCGGCTTCCTGGCGTGGTAAACCCGGCCAGGGGGAAATAGTTTGTCTGGTTGTCTTTGGCCAACACGTGGTTTTTGGCACGtcgaaccctttttttcgctcctcccCACCCTAAAGAGCCGGGGGTGCCGATATTTAATGATAATTGAATTGAGACGTTCCCGCAACCCGAACGACGCATAATCGGTCCGTGGAAATGACGCctagcaaagagagagagagagagagagagagagggttttTGCCCCGTTTTGAGTAAATACCGGGCAGCAGACGAGGGCCGTGTCTTCGCACAAAGCCAAACGAGTGCGCTGCAGCGCGCAGTAACGACGCATAAAATTGCAAGTgaacaacacaaacacgcaaacaaaagGGAACATTCCCATCCTGGATGCGACAATGCGATTTCCAATGTGTTGTGTCGAGCGTCGGGTCGagacaaagcaaacacacacggtaCGGAAGAGCATCGTCGCGCTAAGACACGAGCACCTTGAGGTTTGGCCCCGTTGGCCAAAGATATCCGGCGACTGATACGTCACCGCATTTCAAGGCTCGTTAGTGGGCTCGTTTTCCTCGGCGGTCAGGCCGCGGTAATGGACAACGCATGTCGTAAATTATTGCCCACGGCTTTGCGGCCGCGTAAATGTGGCGCACGAGACAAAGCGCAATCTGATCATACGCTGGGACGATGACGATTGGCCGTGGGTGATATTAAAAGCTACAAATCACCCTTCCATGGGAGCAAACATGAACCACGGTTGCAGCAGAAGCAGACCGAGCTCGTGCCGATTGATTCCCGCACCGGTTGTACCGGTTATGCACACAAAAGCGCACCAACAGCCAAATATTTGCCCGCAATGCGTCCGTCGTCCTGGGCCACCTGGGTTGAGAGGTCCGCAAAATGGACGGCCCTGTGTGGCCCTTGTTTGCCCAGCGAGCACCGAAGTCGATGCGATTCGCTCGAGATTGACCGGGCGGATATTACAACGTGCTGGTTTTTCCTGGGGCTGGTCCTGAAGGGGACAAATAAGCTGGCCGATCTGAGCCACAATCATCATTACGACGTGGCATCGTGAGCGGACAAACAGCGGTGTTATTGGTTTGCCGATCCAAGCAAGGACCTCGGTGGTTCGAGTGTTCGATTGATTGCAACCCCCGAAGAAGCGCGAATAAATCAGCCGTGGGACAATAGGCCGTGTGCAATCTGGACGGACGATTAGGTTTTCGAGTGTGGCCGGTTTCTGCAGCTTTTCTTGTGCCGCTTGTCTCGTGTGTCCTTctgaacgcacacacacatacgcgcgcgtGCGGTAAACGAGTGGGCATTGTGGCCGTGCAAACGGTTGTTTAAGGATACAACCAGGGGTTAAGGCAACAATTAGAGGGTGCAAATGGAGTGGGTGTTGCATGAGTGGCATTTGATAAATGACATACACTCAAATCATTTCAGCTGACAAGCAAAAACATGGATTGGGAAACAAATTTACAATGCATCTTTGGGTATAGTAAAACCAATTTTAGTCACCCTCGCTTTATTGCACCAACAATGCATCAGATCCTTGAAGAAGTTTCCCGACATGTTCACCTGCAGCAGTTAGGGCAAATATTCCAACGGTGCTCCACGTGTTTTATACAGGAACTTATTCTCTTTTCCCCTATTGGATCATTTCTTTCCACCGAATTTCCCGAATTGCCATCCAAACCAGCCACCGTCCATTTGCCGTCCAGACTCCCACCAACCGGTGCCCTTCATTATCAAACCAAAAAGGGCCTTCAATCACATGACGCAAGCGGTCAGATATCATATGACAAAACGTACCACACGCCAGAATGCCGGTCACCGAACCCGACGGTCATGAATCTCCGTCTCGACCGTCATTTCGCACGTAATAAAGTTAAGCAAATCCGCCCTTCGGGTCGTCCCTTCCCAGcccggtgggaaaaagggtAATTGAATATCAAAAGTACAATGTGCcggatgaaacaaaaccaaagcaacaaaaaatcgcatcCCTGAAGCCCTTTCAGACGGCTCGTGGCTTGCTTGGATCGATCCTCGACACGGGCTCCTTCGATCGAGCCAGCACGCGCGTGCAAGATGCGCCCATGCTCGAGTGAGGCTTCTTCAGGTGTTGGGGAGTTTCATGTTGCACACATTCACATactgacacacacatacacacgatgAATGAGAAGCCAGCTCAGCCGACGTCCAGGACGTAACGTCGTTAAGTTAAAACcgaaaattgcaataaaaagtTCGCCCAACTTTAGATTGAACaatcgagaaaaaaggacaccctacCGACGGATCCACGCACGCCCTTTTTACGCAAAAGCGAACCCTCCCCCATCATCATTCGTCCCGGGGGCACGTGGGCCAGATTTGATTCAATAATCATAATATTGTTgattctcgctttttttttctctctctctctctctcgcccccTCGTTTTATAATactcaattttccttccaccagtCCGCACCCGTAGCGGCCACCTGCACGCGACCCTTCGCAGATGTTAGCAGGCATCGGCCTCACCCAACCTGGGGTGAATCCGTCAACTTGAGCGTCTCTCCTGCGCCAGCACCCACCAGCTCTGTTAGccaaatatttgaatatatttaCAGCTAAACTTAATTTGTACAACAATAGAACCATTATTTCacgcctccagcagcagccagtGGCAGGCTTTTCCGAAAGCCGATctcgacacaaacacacacactcgaaaaCCTGCCACCAACTTGAGCACGGGAGCGCAGCGGGATCGAATCGTTAAGGCATTACCGAATAATGAATATAAATTagcgtgaaaaattaaaatcccaGCTTGTTCATTTCGACGCTTAACCGTTCGCGGAAGTCATCACTTCGTCGCCCTTCAGGGAGAAGGGGGTGTCCCGGGGATGCGGGGGCGAAATGaatgcccacccacccaccccccagcAGCCATGCAGGCCCCTACGACCGGAAGTTTCCCTTCTCGATCCAGGATCCCGCACAGACAGCTCGCGGGTGCTTTTGTTCGCCACAACTCAACCCGTGCAGCTTCCCGTGTTGCCACGCAGAAAGTTACCGCAAAAGATGGCCTCCGGGCACTGCGGCGGATGCGGTCCGGAACGTCGCGccaaatgggaaaaaagggactcAATTTcgtgcaccggcaccggagaCGAAACCTCACCGTTATCGAATTAGGGTCCCTTCGCCGAGAAACCGAGAACGCCGAGATCTAACCGTTTCACCGCATTACACAGCCATAATGCATAATGAAGTTGTTCCAAAAGGATGAGCTAGATGAGTCGCTTCTGCCCGGCAGCGGTTGCCGTGTTCCTGGTTTGCTGGTGGCACAAGCACAGCCAGCTGCTGGAAGTGATCTGGCCACGTTCGGGTCGGAACTCAAGCGTGTCAACTATTTGCAACGGTGACTTTGATAGGTCGACTAAAGAGCTGCGTTCCACGATTTGGCCGCCGGGTGAAATGTCGGCTCGTTCAGAAGGTCGAAAAGAAGTCGAAAAGGAGTCGAGTCGAGGAGTTCGAGAAGTGAGCCTGGCTCATAAAGTCTTCGGCCATTTCGTGCAACGTTTTTTCGCAACCTAACCTCAACGCAAGATGTGCGAAAAAGCTCACGCGCACACCGGCTCGAGGGATGGAAGTTGggagtgaaaagaaaacaaaaagacacaAAATCCATGGTTCCTCAGGGTCGGTTTTCATCTTTCGTTCCGCTCGCAAACCCGCGCAACCCGAAACGTCACACTAATGACTTTATTATCTTCACCGCGCGGGTTCCGACAATGGCTTCGGCAGCACAATGTATGAGCTGCCGGTTGCGGTCTCGACCCCACGGGCACCGGTCACGGTTAATTCACCCCGACGAGTATTGCTTTCTTGCCATTCCCTTGCCTTCGCCTTCGTCCCTGCGGCCCATTTGGAAGCATCCCTCACCCCACGGGTATCACTGGTACGCGACCACATCGGATCAATCATTCGCGTTCGCGCGCGGCCAGCAGTCATTAACCGGCTGAAAGggctggtgatggtgttgcGCAGGGACCATCAGCGCAGGGTGTCCATCATTAGCCGATGGTGTTTGCTCTCCGCGGGAATATTGGAAATTGACCGGCCCTCTAGCCGGGGCCGCGGATCACTTTTCTCGCCGCTTCCCGCCAGCGGTCGGTAAAAGCAAAGAAACTCGCGACGCGAGCaaacgatcgacgatcgagaGCCGGGTTTTGTGGCCCCGGAATTGCTGTATCGAAACGtatataaataattaattaagtTATTGTTACACTTAATAAGATAATTAGCCACGGAGCTCGATGCGGCCGATACCTGCCGCGTGTTCGCGCTCGACGAGCCATTATCGCattgtgtatgtgcgtgtgtgcgcgcgtgtgtgtgtgcaagtggTGGTGAATTAAGCTCCCCAGGTTGGGATAGGGATATGGGAACTCCCATCCCAAGAAGGGAGCTTTCTGGCCCCGATTTAGCgctccccctttttcccggcagCAATCGAAGCCTCCCGGATCAGATCACTCTCCTAGCCGCCAAAGGGCTAGATCCGGGGTGGAATTCGGTCGGTGAGGATCGAgacggtagaaaaaaaaactaaaaaaaacacacacacacacgcataaagGGGGGCACGCTGAAAACACGTTTCCAGCGTGCCGCGGTGCGTCTTCGTTCTTCATGAAGTTATTACCCGTCGTGTtttaaagaaagaaacacacggcggcggcggcggcgacggcTGCTCGTCAACATTGTGGCCAAGGGCTTGGCGTTCCAGGGCCCGATCTCGAGGTATGCGCCTCGAAGCAGCCCCATTCGCACCGATGGCGGTGGAACAAACGCCGCAACTGAACGCAACAAACGCAACGCAGCGAAACACCTCACAAGCAGCTTCACACGGCGACGGCGGCGGCATGAAAAAGGGAGTGAATTTTGAAAACGATACCTCCCCGATAGCCCTTCTTCTTCTGGCCACcacaaaaacccccacccgATGGGGCGCTAATGCAGGGTAATTAACCCTTCGGGGAGTCGGGCGGGCAATTGGGCGCGCGAACAAGGTGTCTCGGAAGAATTGCGGCGAAATACGATCCTCCGCGTGGGCACTGCCGGCGGGTCGATCAATCGAACTTCCCCCACCACCAGTGTTAATTGGCTTGATGGCGAGCAGGATTCGCCCGCAGAGAAAGTTCGCCCAACGgtttttcacatttcccaTTCGAACTGGTGACGGGGAGCTGGTTTCATTTGAAGGATCTTCGCGCGGTTTGGTTTTAAACGGAGCGAGTGTCTTCGGTTGATGAAGATGTTTCCCGAtacggtgtggaaaattcaaacacacacacacacacacacacgcgctatTTGATCGCGTGCATTTCCTCTGCACCAGGTGCACCCTCGTTccgggtggtgttggtgggttttttttaacgccCTTGCCATTAGCGAACGAACAGACGGACGGATGCATTCGGTTATTATCATCGTTCGTTGCACCGGGAATGCAACCGCGGTCGATAACCGGCGTAGAACATGATGCGAAAAATTCCTAAATTCCACAGCTCGCGGTGAAGTGCAAAGAGTGCGAGCGTTTCGCGAATTTCCAGCATCGAAACTCCATGCCCTTGAAGGTAATTGTTACACCTTGCTGGGTCCTCTGATCGGACGCGTTTTAGTTTTGTACAACATGTGGCACTGTTGCTTGACTTTTGCGTCTAGAAGGAATCTAAGATGTGTCCTTTTATGGGTATGGGGTTTGAAAAACAGTGCAGCAAATGTGCAATGTCGCCAACGAGCTGCTCCGAGAGCTCAACCACGACGCAAAAACGCTCATTAGAGTtcttgggcgttttttttttcattatttcagTCGCTTTCCAATTCCTTCCCCAACACGTGACCTCGGCGACATATCGGCCACGAAAGGGAGTCCTAATTTACGACCGGGAAAACAACCCCATCAATCTAAACGATCGCGCTGTTGCATACGCGTGCACATTTGCGTTTCGCAAAACCGGGCGCATTATCGCGAAACTCGCCCCATAAAGCCCCGGACGGACGACGCCTGGTCGCTTTCGGGTTTCCTAAACGGGCCAAGCGAGCGCACCAACGGTCCAAGGAAAAACTAATAACTGtaacataaaattttattcatttcgaATTCATCAACCAACCGACGCCACCGTCCGAGCACGTCCACGCACGATCCCTGAAAGGGAACTGGAACGGCAAAGTAATTAAAACGGATCGATTCAACCGTCCCGAGAAGCGGTCGCGAGAACGAACGAGTTTGGGTTTCTTCGAGGGCACTCCCTTGGTCACTGTTAAAAGAATGTGACTGGGTCGAAAGGGTGGGAAGGGCCAAAAGCTCGACTTCCATTCGGTGTGGCTTGagaccccttttttccgaaAATGATGCCATCAAAATGCGCAACCTGTGGCGCGCGGTGGTTATGTTTTTGCACCGGGGTTAAAATtataaagtgataaaaatattttaagccTTCCTTTCGCGGGCTTTCGTGAGTGGGCTGCCGCGGAAAAGGCGAATGACAAATATTCTGCCAAGGAATGTTCTGCCGCGGCCCAAATGCGCTATGGTCAAGGTGCGCGGTGCAAGAATTTGACTGGTGCGGTTGCTGGAAAGATTATTTGTAATAATTATACCCTCCGCGAGCGGGTACCGCAAAGGCAGAAACGGGCTTTAGCGTTTTTAATGCGGCTCGGTTCTTTTTTATGCGCTACCGTTGAAGGCACATTTTACGCGCGTCCCTTCAAGGTGCACCGCGTCGAAATGACGACACAACACCGACCGAACGATAATAAAGTCATATCGAatgggctgctgctgctgctgctgctgctgtcggcCGCAGATTCCTTTCTTCCATCGTGGGCATCGGGTTAACGTTGACGACCCCCGTTAAGGGGTGCACCTTTAAGGGTGCATTGGTCGCGAAATCGACCGACCAGTGGCCAGCGCCAATTCAGCATTCCCGTTCGCATTGACAAACATTTCGCTACTATTTGCCCTTTTCACACTTGCGCCCTCGGATCTCGCGCGGAACCGCGGAAGAGGTATTCGAATCCGGTGCAGAAGAAAAGGGAAGcatgttttacaaaataatCGGCTAGGGAGAAGTGTATCGATTTGTGAAGAATATTTCGACAATAAAGAACCGTGAGGTTCTGTTAATTGATTTCAAAACCCCATCAGTTCATGAAACAACTAATTTATCGTAGCaaaaacattattgaaagataTCTTTGCACCACCAAAACGATGTAATCCACCAGCACTCGGTGCGTAATGATGGATTTAGTCAAAAAGCATCCGTTTTGCATGAATTTGTTATCGACTCCCAATAGCTTCCGGTGCCAACGCTCAAGGGCGTACAAATCAATTCACTACAATTCGCATCGAAAACGTCGAACTCTGATTGTGTTCTCTTGCGTCTCCGAGTGTCCCAAGCATCCCATAATACACCGCCACCCTAAAACAGTCCCAACGCCCTCCCACCCTCAGCTGCCGTTTCTTACAAGACTTAGAAACACTTACACAAACTGGACAATAATTGTTCCATTGTTCGTCAAACGcttcaacaaatcaatttcccgGCTCTCAACCGGCGCGGGAACCGAACGGGCGCTCGACTTCACTCCCCCttacgcaaacgcaaacaaaccccctcCCGGAGTGGGtgaacaccaccacccccgaAGGAAGGGATTTCCATTCCGGTGTATTTCGTTGTattcaggtttttttttcatcgtcctttc
This window harbors:
- the LOC128730632 gene encoding protein Optix, which codes for MAVGPPTGGSGNPPHPAPPVQPHPILAPSPLFALPTLNFTASQVATVCETLEESGDIERLARFLWSLPVAHPNVTELDRSEAVLRARAIVAYHTGHFRELYSILERHKFTKTSHGKLQAMWLEAHYHEAEKLRGRPLGPVDKYRVRKKFPLPRTIWDGEQKTHCFKERTRSLLREWYLQDPYPNPTKKRELAQATGLTPTQVGNWFKNRRQRDRAAAAKNRHNQPPLSGSGSSSLTPRRGDGPLSPTDTDSDSDISLGTHSPVPSMSMQHSPSSLPGSSEDRLTDDRDREKDFRSSFASLHSFRFGDHLTGGLLPGSFNSRFMPYRLGDNSPPINTHSPPIGLTHLPLTPTVLRPQPHLPHSLAVSAASMGGPGVLTTVVSMSDSPGSNSSATSASLNNVPAAGGPPTTPTLSGGPAGGSLKDLSHAGDLSSSDPRPGTPSSVGSNHNIGTPTGTSTGGSAPPPSHLQPMSPLRIRVSSPSRLNAELLHHAAAAAAAAAAATQPPQHHPLPLHHPHHPLHVHHHPHHAHHLPHHAHQTHVHHHAAALTAASMMNGLNASGIVRIVPGTTNTSTTTTSLIHRPFSPSPKPKEAS